Proteins co-encoded in one Phycodurus eques isolate BA_2022a chromosome 14, UOR_Pequ_1.1, whole genome shotgun sequence genomic window:
- the chtopb gene encoding chromatin target of PRMT1b isoform X2, which translates to MRRGPARVSLESSANLSLHQRFSQVRAEQTMRTNMAAAPESVLLLAGSTSSFNLQACSVLQVGAPCASPAVATPPTGRASVWTRLGWRQLGYWTFRNKYGWRAGCRRAAFRRAGSSGRPARRRPAASATFRKVPPGGTPPGTARLFRRGGPRGRSRDVPTKTELDAELDSYMARSKTRLDAELDQYMSRSKSRLDAQLEEYMALAGQPLPWWD; encoded by the exons ATGAGAAGAGGGCCAGCGCGCGTTAGCCTGGAAAGTTCGGCGAACCTTTCCCTCCACCAGCG CTTCTCTCAGGTGCGGGCTGAGCAAACGATGCGGACCAACATGGCGGCCGCTCCCGAGTCGGTCCTCCTATTGGCGGGTTCCACGTCTTCATTCAATCTGCAG GCATGTAGCGTTTTGCAGGTCGGGGCGCCGTGCGCCTCGCCGGCGGTCGCGACTCCGCCCACCGGGCGTGCGAGCGTGTGGACCCGGCTGGGCTGGAGGCAGCTCGGCTACTGGACCTTCCGGAACAAGTACGGCTGGAGAGCCGGGTGCCGCCGCGCCGCCTTCAGGAGAGCAG GAAGCAGCGGAAGACCGGCTCGGCGACGCCCCGCCGCATCCGCGACGTTCCGGAAAGTACCTCCGGGCGGAACCCCGCCGGGAACGGCCCGTCTTTTCCGTCGCGGCGGGCCGAGGGGGCGGAGCCGAGACGTGCCCACCAAAACGGAGCTGGACGCCGAACTGGACAGCTACATGGCCCGGTCCAAGACCCGGCTGGACGCCGAATTGgaccagtacatgtccaggtcCAAGAGTCGGCTGGACGCCCAGCTGGAGGAGTACATGGCGCTCGCGGGGCAGCCGCTGCCCTGGTGGGACTGA
- the chtopb gene encoding chromatin target of PRMT1b isoform X1, producing MRRGPARVSLESSANLSLHQRFSQVRAEQTMRTNMAAAPESVLLLAGSTSSFNLQACSVLQVGAPCASPAVATPPTGRASVWTRLGWRQLGYWTFRNKYGWRAGCRRAAFRRAGAHATTLHVCAVAGAFQSKAAGTALCVSRAGSSGRPARRRPAASATFRKVPPGGTPPGTARLFRRGGPRGRSRDVPTKTELDAELDSYMARSKTRLDAELDQYMSRSKSRLDAQLEEYMALAGQPLPWWD from the exons ATGAGAAGAGGGCCAGCGCGCGTTAGCCTGGAAAGTTCGGCGAACCTTTCCCTCCACCAGCG CTTCTCTCAGGTGCGGGCTGAGCAAACGATGCGGACCAACATGGCGGCCGCTCCCGAGTCGGTCCTCCTATTGGCGGGTTCCACGTCTTCATTCAATCTGCAG GCATGTAGCGTTTTGCAGGTCGGGGCGCCGTGCGCCTCGCCGGCGGTCGCGACTCCGCCCACCGGGCGTGCGAGCGTGTGGACCCGGCTGGGCTGGAGGCAGCTCGGCTACTGGACCTTCCGGAACAAGTACGGCTGGAGAGCCGGGTGCCGCCGCGCCGCCTTCAGGAGAGCAGGTGCCCACGCCACGACACTTCACGTCTGCGCGGTCGCGGGAGCTTTTCAAAGTAAAGCGGCCGGCACCGCGCTTTGTGTTTCCCGCGCAGGAAGCAGCGGAAGACCGGCTCGGCGACGCCCCGCCGCATCCGCGACGTTCCGGAAAGTACCTCCGGGCGGAACCCCGCCGGGAACGGCCCGTCTTTTCCGTCGCGGCGGGCCGAGGGGGCGGAGCCGAGACGTGCCCACCAAAACGGAGCTGGACGCCGAACTGGACAGCTACATGGCCCGGTCCAAGACCCGGCTGGACGCCGAATTGgaccagtacatgtccaggtcCAAGAGTCGGCTGGACGCCCAGCTGGAGGAGTACATGGCGCTCGCGGGGCAGCCGCTGCCCTGGTGGGACTGA
- the LOC133413006 gene encoding tetraspanin-12-like, which produces MKLEVKVDVVKFFLLFLSFVLLALGLGVACCGVWICFDSGSLIGAVSSVLHSTAVDSVADPKQPPPAGLSAHSPSCTGVKLGACCGLTDSSDWLRNSFVQMLNTSATRVLPCSCFRSHRRNLESTPWCSPDLNVPHAIAHANRTHTQGCGEQLSDWLHENIVTIVGADVCLMVAQVLQLALAVELWRILRTTNKMTDADHAHVGHTATRSDDADSAHWVPSRPVDF; this is translated from the exons ATGAAGTTGGAGGTGAAAGTTGACGTCGTGAAGTTCTTCTTGCTTTTTCTGAGCTTCGTCCTTCTG GCTCTGGGTTTGGGTGTGGCCTGTTGTGGCGTTTGGATCTGCTTTGACTCAGGAAGCCTCATCGGCGCCGTTTCTTCCG ttctgcattccaccgcggtggacagcGTCGCTGACCCCAAGCAGCCCCCGCCGGCCGGGCTTTCTGCTCACTCACCTTCctgcacgggtgtcaaactg GGGGCGTGCTGCGGCCTCACCGACTCCTCCGATTGGCTGCGGAATTCCTTCGTCCAGATGCTCAACACGAGCGCGACGCGCGTGCTTCCTTGCTCATGTTTCCGCTCGCATCGACGTAACTTGGAATCGACGCCCTGGTGCTCGCCTGACCTCAACGTCCCGCACGCCATTGCACACGCCAACCGCACTCACACGCag GGCTGCGGCGAGCAGCTCAGCGATTGGCTGCACGAGAACATCGTGACCATCGTGGGTGCGGACGTCTGCCTGATGGTGGCGCAG GTCCTGCAGTTGGCGCTGGCCGTGGAACTCTGGAGGATTTTGAGGACGACCAATAAGATGACGGACGCTGACCACGCCCACGTAGGTCACACAGCCACCCGCAGTGATGATGCTGACTCCGCCCACTGGGTCCCAAGTAGGCCAGTCGACTTTTGA
- the thbs3a gene encoding thrombospondin-3a isoform X4, translating into MACPVRSPSPGRRTRWRSDTDRRATHAYSSTLASVLGATLLPPQPNLPFAAQGAVESLWLALGGSVAQAGALVDCPFQRDSAHNLASGDLHAVLADHAKALIGQMLLFNQMLGELRQDVKEQVKEMSLLRNTILECQVCGFHDARSRCSPNPCHPGVACADSPHFPGFACGPCPPGTVGNGTRCHDVDECEAQPCFRPSACVNTDGGFRCGPCPPGLRGAPLAGTGLRYAKTHKQECVDIDECVEVADACVQNSACTNAVGSFRCGACNAGYLGNQTVGCFPRSSCATLTFNPCDTHADCEIERNGVPSCTCKVGWAGNGNTCSADTDLDGYPDRSLPCLDNNKHCRQVLVLLFLFIILIVLLFVSTPSTVSSMASNHVTSVVSIRTIVCRLPIQVRRTLTTTASGTSVMTTRTETASKTWRTTAVWFPIRTSRIPTATRSATPATTAPTCPTATRLTRTETPEETPATWTSTETVPNPMQTDRDRDGVGDACDSCPELSNPTQTDIDDDLVGDICDTNHDTDGDGHQDNRDNCPDIPNSSQLDSDNDGLGDDCDPDDDDDGVPDRRDNCRLIANPHQQDSDLNGVGDVCELDFDNDAVRDALDACPESAEVTLTDFRAYQTVVLDPEGDAQIDPTWVVLNQGMEIVQTMNSDPGLAVGYTSFNGVDFEGTFHVNTVTDDDYAGFVFSYQDSSSFYAVMWKQTQQIYWQTRPFSAIASPALHLKAVKSSTGPGEYLRNALWHTGDTGGEATLLWKDPRNVGWKDKTSYRWQLSHRPQAGYIRVRLFEGSDVVADSGVVIDGTLRGGRLGVLCFSQENIIWSNLRYRCNDTLPEDFHAHGRHVTMHVQV; encoded by the exons GGCAGCGTGGCTCAAGCCGGCGCCCTGGTCGACTGTCCCTTTCAACGTGACTCCGCCCACAACTTAG CGAGCGGCGACCTGCACGCCGTCCTGG CTGACCACGCCAAAGCTCTGATTGGACAGATGCTCCTCTTCAATCAGATGCTGGGGGAACTACGACAGGATGTCAAGGAGCAG gtgaaGGAGATGTCTCTGCTGAGGAACACCATCTTGGAGTGTCAAGTTTGCG gTTTCCACGACGCGCGCTCTCGCTGCTCGCCCAACCCGTGCCACCCGGGCGTGGCCTGCGCCGACAGCCCGCACTTCCCGGGCTTCGCCTGCGGCCCGTGCCCGCCCGGCACCGTCGGGAACGGGACGCGCTGTCACGACGTGGACGAG TGCGAAGCGCAGCCGTGCTTCCGGCCGTCGGCCTGCGTCAACACGGACGGTGGATTCCGATGCGGCCCGTGTCCTCCCGGCCTGCGGGGGGCGCCGCTCGCCGGCACCGGACTGCGCTACGCCAAGACGCACAAGCAG GAGTGCGTGGACATCGACGAGTGCGTCGAGGTCGCCGACGCGTGCGTCCAAAACTCGGCGTGCACCAACGCAGTG GGTTCATTCCGGTGCGGCGCCTGTAATGCCGGTTACCTTGGCAACCAAACAGTCGGCTGCTTCCCCCGCAGCTCCTGTGCCACGTTGACCTTTAACCCCTGCGACACCCACGCCGACTGCGAGATCGAAAGGAACGGCGTGCCGTCCTGCACG TGTAAGGTGGGTTGGGCCGGTAACGGCAACACGTGCAGCGCGGACACGGACCTGGATGGCTACCCCGACCGCTCGCTGCCCTGCCtggacaacaacaaacactGCAGACAGGTCCTcgtgctcctcttcctcttcatcatcctcatcgtTCTCCTCTTCGTCTCCACGCCGTCAACGGTGTCATCAATGGCGAGCAACCACGTGACGAGCGTCGTGTCCATCAGGACAattgtgtgtcgactcccaatTCAGGTCAGGAGGACGCTGACAACGACGGCATCGGGGACCAGTGTGATGACGACGCGGACGGAGACGGCATCAAAAAcgtggag GACAACTGCCGTCTGGTTCCCAATAAGGACCAGCAGAATTCCGACAGCGACTCGTTCGGCGACGCCTGCGACAACTGCCCCAACGTGTCCAACGGCGACCAGACTGACACGGACGGAAACACCAGAGGAGACGCCTGCGACCTGGACATCGACGGAGACG GTTCCTAATCCCATGCAGACAGACCGAGATCGCGACGGCGTTGGAGACGCCTGTGACAGTTGCCCCGAACTCAGCAACCCTACGCAa actGATATAGACGACGACTTAGTGGGAGACATTTGTGACACCAACCACGACAC GGACGGCGACGGCCACCAGGACAACCGCGACAACTGTCCCGACATTCCCAACAGTTCTCAGTTAGACTCGGACAACGACGGCCTCGGAGATGACTGCGAcccggacgacgacgacgacggcgtcCCGGACCGCAGAGACAACTGCAGACTCATCGCGAATCCTCACCAGCAGGACTCGGACT TGAACGGCGTCGGCGACGTGTGCGAGTTGGACTTCGACAACGACGCGGTTCGGGACGCGCTGGACGCGTGTCCCGAGAGCGCCGAGGTGACGCTGACCGACTTCCGAGCTTACCAGACAGTCGTTTTGGACCCCGAGGGCGACGCCCAGATCGACCCCACCTGGGTGGTCCTCAATCAG GGTATGGAGATCGTCCAGACGATGAACAGCGACCCGGGCCTGGCCGTCG gCTACACGTCGTTCAACGGCGTGGACTTTGAAGGAACTTTCCACGTCAACACGGTGACGGACGACGACTACGCCGGCTTCGTGTTCTCCTACCAGGACTCGTCCAGTTTCTATGCCGTCATGTGGAAACAGACGCAGCAAATCTATTGGCAGACGCGACCGTTTAGCGCCATCGCAAGCCCCGCCCTCCACCTCAAG GCGGTGAAGTCGAGCACGGGTCCGGGCGAGTATTTGAGGAATGCGCTGTGGCACACGGGCGACACGGGTGGCGAAGCGACGCTTCTGTGGAAAGATCCCCGGAACGTCGGCTGGAAGGACAAAACGTCATATCGCTGGCAGCTCAGCCACCGCCCGCAGGCCGGATACATCAG GGTTCGTCTGTTCGAGGGCTCCGACGTGGTGGCCGACTCGGGCGTGGTGATTGACGGCACCTTGAGGGGGGGCAGATTGGGGGTCCTCTGCTTCTCCCAGGAAAATATCATCTGGTCCAACCTGCGCTACCGCTGCAACG ACACGCTTCCCGAAGACTTCCACGCACACGGCCGGCACGTAACGATGCACGTCCAAGTGTGA